Part of the Polyangiaceae bacterium genome, AGCTTCGGCGCCGGAGTGATCGCGCTCTGGCTGCACAAGCAGCTCCAAGCGACCGAGATCGGGCACACCGCCCTGCACGGTGCCTACGACAAGCTGCCGGTGCCCGCACGCTTTCGCTCGGAGAGCTTCCGCTGGCAGACGCCCATCGACGAAGAGTCCTGGCGGCTCGGGCACAACGGCCGGCATCACGGCAACACCAACGTCGCCGGGCGCGACCCGGACATTCACTTCGGGCCGATCCGACTGACCGAGCAGACGCCCTGGGCTCGGCGCAATCGCTGGCAGTTGCCGTTCGCGCTCCTGGTGCTGTTCCCGAACTTCGGCTTCCTGATGAACCTGCACTTCACCGGGCTGAACGATCTCTACTTCGACAACGGCCTGGAGAGGCGCCTCGACTTCTTGCCCGACCGCTCGCCAGAGAGCCGGCGGCTGGCGTGGCGGCGCGCGCTGCGCAAGTACGTGCCCTACTACGCCAAGGAGTACCTGCTGTTTCCCGCGCTGGCGGGTCCCTTCTTCTGGAAGGTGATGCTGGGCAACTGGCTGGCCGAGACGCTGCGCGACGTGTACTCCGCCGCCACCATCTTCTGCGGCCACGTCGGCAGCGAGACCCAGAGCTACCCCGCCGGCACCAAGGCCCGCGGCAAGGGCGAGTGGTACGCGATGCAGGTCGAGGCCAGCAACAACTTCGAGGTGAGCTGGCCGGTGAGCGTGCTCTGCGGCGGCCTCGACCGGCAGATCGAGCACCACCTGTTCCCGAAGCTGCCACCCGAGCGCCTGCGCCAGATCGCGCCCGAGGTCCGCGCGCTCTGCGCGGCGCACGGAGTGACCTACCGTACCGACAGCTGGGGCCGCACCCTGGGCAAGGCTGTCGCCTGGATCCGTGACCTGAGCCGAGACCGCGGCACGCTGGGCGCGACCCGCGCCGTACTGGGAGCGATGTGATGGAAGTAGCGCTACCCCTCCCCGAGGCAAGAGGAGTATTGGACGAAGACGTGCCCGAGGCCGGTCAGTACACCATCGACGAGCTCGCCGCAGAGTCCGAGGTCCCGAGCCGGACCATCCGCTTCTACCAGTCGAAGGGGGTGCTGCCGGCGCCGGAGAAGCATGGTCGTGTCGCGTACTACCGCGCCGAGCACGTCGAACGCCTGAAGCTCATCGCCAAGCTGCAGGACCGCGGCCTGCGCATCGACGCCATCCGCGCGCTGCTCACGCGGGTCGACCGCGGCGAGGTGGACGTCGGCGAGTGGCTGGGACTCGAAGCCCAGCTCACCGCCTCCTGGGCCAATGATCAGCCCCGCACCATGACCGAGAAGGAGCTCGGGGAGCTCGCCGGCAAGCCCCGAGCGGGTCTCCTCGCCGATCTCCTGCGCCTGCGCGTAGTGCAGCGGCAGGGAGACGTGTACCTGGTGCGGAGCCCGGGACTGCTCTCCATCGCGCTCCGTCTGGAGCAGAACGGGGTGGACCTCGAGGCCGCGCTCGCGGGCGAGGCCATCCTGCGCAAGCACCTGGGTCGTGTCGCCAAGGAGCTCGCGGCGCTGTTCTTCAAGCAGGCGGAGCGGGGCCACGTCGAGCCGCCGCCCGACGGCGACTGGCCTCGCCTGCTCGAGGAGCTGCGTCCGACCGGCATCGAGGCCGTACGCATCGTGTTCGGTCAGGAGATGGAGCGCGTCCTGCGCGACGCCATCGAGAACGGCAAGCTGGCCAAGCTGCCGGCGCGTCGCAGACGCCGCGGGCGTTAGCCCCTGACGAAGCTCCAGCCGAAGCGACCCTTGATGCACAGGTGGCCGTCGGTCACCTCGGAGTCGTGGGGCGAGGTCGCCTTGACGATCTGGCCAGCTTGCGCGTGCAGCGTGATCACGCAGCCCACGCCGCAATACGGGCACACGGTGTCGGTCTTGGTCTGCGCACTCTCGTCCCAGGTGCCGGAGGCGCGCATGTCGTGCTCGGACTTGAACATCAGCGCGCCGGTGGGGCACACGCCGATGCAGTTGCCGCAGAACACGCAGGCGGAGTCCGGTAGCGGCACGTCCAGCTCGGTGGCGATGCGCGCGCCGAAGCCTCGGTCGGCCACCGCGATGGCGAAGGTGTTCTGCGCGTCCGCGCCGCACGCCTCCACGCACTTGTAGCAGAGCAAGCACTTGGCGTAGTCGCGCACGAAGAGCTCGTTGTCCACCTTGACCGGCTGCTCGAGGGTCCTCCGCTCGCTGCCGAAGCGGGCCGGATCGGCGCCGTAGCGTTCAGCGTAGCGCTGCGCCTCCGGCGCCGTGGAGAGGTCCACGCTCGAGCCGAGCAGCTCCATCACCAGCTTGCGCGACAGGCGCACGCGCTCGCTGTCCGTCTTGACGACCATGCCGGCCTCCGCCTTGCGCGAGCAGGCCGGCACCAGCGTGCGCGCCCCTTCCAGCTCGACCACGCAGATGCGGCAGACGTTGACCGGGGTCAGGTTCGGCGCGTGGCACAGCGTCGGCACGTCGATGCCGAGCTTGCGACACGCATCGAGCAGGGTGGCTCCCTCGCGCACGCTGACCGGGGTGCCGTCCACGCTGAGCTCGACCTGGCGCTCCGGCAAGAGGGGCAGGCGCACGGTCACGGGCGCCCTCCGCGAAGGGCGCCCAGGCGCTGGACGGCGGACTCGATGGCGCTCGACGCCGTCTGCCCGAGGCCGCAGATGGAGGCGTCGCGCATCGCCTGGCCGAGCTCACCGAGCAGCGCGAGCTCGGCGTCGAGGCCGCCTTGGGGCTGCTTCTTCACCAGGCGCGTGACCAGCTCTTCTTGTCGCACCGTGCCGACCCGACACGGCACGCACTGCCCGCAGGACTCCTCGCGGAAGAACGCCGCGATGCGCAGGAGCAGCGGTCCGAGGTCGACGCTGTCGTCGAGCACGAGCACGACGCCCGAGCCCAGCGTGACCCCGGCCCTGCGAGTGTCCTCGAAGGTCAGCGGCAGCTCCAATGACTCCTTGCCGACGAAGCTGCCCGCCGCGCCGCCGAGCAGGATACCGCCAAGAGCCTTGCCGGC contains:
- a CDS encoding acyl-CoA desaturase, producing MSTTDTVVLRQRDPERFAEFGRELDRLKARVEAEMGETDVKRLRRMDAVSRACEVVGRVLIHVSFEPVSFGAGVIALWLHKQLQATEIGHTALHGAYDKLPVPARFRSESFRWQTPIDEESWRLGHNGRHHGNTNVAGRDPDIHFGPIRLTEQTPWARRNRWQLPFALLVLFPNFGFLMNLHFTGLNDLYFDNGLERRLDFLPDRSPESRRLAWRRALRKYVPYYAKEYLLFPALAGPFFWKVMLGNWLAETLRDVYSAATIFCGHVGSETQSYPAGTKARGKGEWYAMQVEASNNFEVSWPVSVLCGGLDRQIEHHLFPKLPPERLRQIAPEVRALCAAHGVTYRTDSWGRTLGKAVAWIRDLSRDRGTLGATRAVLGAM
- a CDS encoding MerR family transcriptional regulator, with protein sequence MEVALPLPEARGVLDEDVPEAGQYTIDELAAESEVPSRTIRFYQSKGVLPAPEKHGRVAYYRAEHVERLKLIAKLQDRGLRIDAIRALLTRVDRGEVDVGEWLGLEAQLTASWANDQPRTMTEKELGELAGKPRAGLLADLLRLRVVQRQGDVYLVRSPGLLSIALRLEQNGVDLEAALAGEAILRKHLGRVAKELAALFFKQAERGHVEPPPDGDWPRLLEELRPTGIEAVRIVFGQEMERVLRDAIENGKLAKLPARRRRRGR
- a CDS encoding (2Fe-2S)-binding protein, translating into MRLPLLPERQVELSVDGTPVSVREGATLLDACRKLGIDVPTLCHAPNLTPVNVCRICVVELEGARTLVPACSRKAEAGMVVKTDSERVRLSRKLVMELLGSSVDLSTAPEAQRYAERYGADPARFGSERRTLEQPVKVDNELFVRDYAKCLLCYKCVEACGADAQNTFAIAVADRGFGARIATELDVPLPDSACVFCGNCIGVCPTGALMFKSEHDMRASGTWDESAQTKTDTVCPYCGVGCVITLHAQAGQIVKATSPHDSEVTDGHLCIKGRFGWSFVRG